In the Methanomassiliicoccales archaeon genome, one interval contains:
- a CDS encoding YkgJ family cysteine cluster protein: MRCTHCQKCCQDTQMELCKADIARLVRRGYREDDFSSIGEDGIPRLKNVEGHCYFFDRERKRCKEYASRPLGCSIYPINLTDDGEIVIDELCPEGSTLTRDEVKEKGRRLRRLLDTIDAEARHRRDR; this comes from the coding sequence ATGCGCTGCACCCATTGCCAGAAGTGCTGTCAGGACACCCAGATGGAGCTCTGCAAGGCGGACATCGCCCGGCTGGTGCGGCGAGGATATCGCGAGGACGATTTCTCCTCCATAGGCGAGGACGGCATACCCCGTTTGAAGAACGTGGAAGGACACTGTTACTTCTTCGATCGGGAAAGGAAACGATGCAAGGAGTACGCTTCCCGGCCGTTAGGATGCAGCATCTATCCGATCAACCTGACCGATGACGGGGAGATAGTCATCGACGAGCTTTGCCCCGAAGGGAGTACGCTGACCCGGGACGAGGTGAAGGAAAAGGGGAGGCGTCTCCGCAGGCTGCTAGACACGATCGATGCCGAGGCTAGGCATAGGCGTGACAGATGA
- a CDS encoding iron-sulfur cluster assembly scaffold protein, producing MTSQFDELQELVLRDARKKFSETAIDHFMNPRNQGVMDHADGFAKVCGPCGDTINIWLKVNDGIITDIAFTTDGCGTSIASGSMVTSLARGKSLDEARKIDQQDVLAALGGLPTESEHCALLASNVLREAIKNFLASGK from the coding sequence ATTACATCACAGTTCGATGAGCTCCAGGAGCTTGTTCTTAGGGACGCTAGGAAAAAATTTTCCGAGACCGCCATCGACCACTTCATGAACCCGAGGAACCAGGGCGTCATGGACCATGCGGACGGTTTCGCCAAGGTCTGCGGTCCCTGCGGCGATACCATCAATATTTGGCTGAAGGTCAATGACGGCATCATCACGGATATTGCGTTCACCACCGATGGTTGCGGGACCAGCATCGCCTCGGGCAGTATGGTCACCTCATTGGCCAGGGGGAAGAGCCTTGACGAGGCCCGCAAGATCGATCAGCAGGACGTCCTAGCGGCATTGGGCGGACTGCCCACGGAGAGCGAGCACTGCGCCCTGTTGGCATCCAATGTGCTAAGGGAAGCTATCAAGAACTTCCTTGCATCGGGCAAGTGA
- a CDS encoding radical SAM protein, whose protein sequence is MISKYVFGPVPSRRFGSSLGVNPLPRKTCNYSCVYCQLGRTHKLQTGRKEHYPTDEVLADVKRAVGQFGDDIDYITFMGDGEPTLAANLEDMAWGVRDLWKGKMALITNGSLFQLPEVRAAAAPFDVISPTISAGEERTFRRLHRPSRSVTFASVLEGLKLLRGEFPGEIWAELMLVQGVNDSISSLLATRKAIRAVGADRVYVNVPIRPPAESWVLPPTTEVLRQVFDIFPDVIDMTGPEEGPFIRNEEEREEELLEIAKNHPLREDQALEILSMALGEEGARDSLSKLVDEGKLRSKVYSGKTFYSVPLNSLK, encoded by the coding sequence ATGATATCCAAGTACGTGTTCGGCCCGGTACCGTCCCGTAGGTTCGGGAGCTCCCTGGGGGTCAATCCCCTGCCGCGTAAGACCTGCAACTACTCCTGCGTGTACTGCCAGCTCGGGCGAACTCATAAATTACAGACCGGAAGAAAGGAGCACTACCCCACCGACGAGGTGCTGGCCGATGTTAAAAGGGCGGTTGGGCAGTTCGGGGACGATATCGACTACATCACCTTCATGGGCGACGGCGAACCGACCCTGGCAGCGAACTTGGAGGACATGGCATGGGGGGTGCGTGATCTCTGGAAAGGTAAGATGGCCCTGATAACCAATGGCAGTCTTTTCCAACTTCCGGAGGTAAGGGCGGCCGCCGCCCCTTTCGACGTAATATCGCCGACCATTTCCGCTGGGGAGGAACGAACCTTCCGTCGATTGCATCGTCCCTCACGATCTGTGACGTTCGCCTCTGTTCTGGAAGGGCTCAAGCTCCTGCGCGGCGAGTTCCCTGGAGAGATATGGGCAGAGCTCATGCTGGTCCAGGGAGTGAACGATTCGATATCCTCGCTATTGGCCACGCGCAAGGCCATAAGGGCCGTTGGCGCGGACCGGGTGTACGTGAACGTGCCGATCAGACCACCTGCGGAAAGCTGGGTCCTGCCCCCGACCACGGAGGTGCTGAGACAGGTGTTCGATATATTTCCGGACGTGATCGATATGACCGGTCCGGAGGAAGGTCCTTTCATCAGGAACGAGGAGGAACGGGAGGAGGAACTGTTGGAGATCGCCAAGAACCATCCCCTTCGTGAGGACCAGGCGCTGGAGATACTGTCAATGGCCCTCGGTGAGGAGGGCGCGCGGGATTCCCTGAGCAAATTGGTGGACGAAGGAAAGCTGCGGTCAAAGGTCTATTCTGGTAAGACCTTCTACTCCGTGCCGTTGAACTCCCTGAAGTGA
- a CDS encoding 4Fe-4S binding protein, whose product MGRKTMIYVRLIKRGFRFRFGLAKLTRLPLLGRMMDHAFFDGDDIFILPKERPTRTTEIIVDLPAPEREDTVLPSAVVRHFVERSRYHFLMNDCICRTSAQCHDYPRDLGCLFLGKATLKIDPRLGRMVSKEEALTHLDRCEKAGLVHLIGRNKIDSVWTSATPKEDLMTICNCCPCCCLWKMLPDLDPDISQKIKRLPGLRVLIDDNCLGCGKCVEVCYVRAITIHDGKGVIDEESCKGCGRCATVCPEGAVHLELMDETFLEKVIQELDTLVDVTKD is encoded by the coding sequence TTGGGTAGAAAGACGATGATCTATGTCCGTCTGATCAAGCGAGGGTTCCGTTTTCGATTCGGGTTGGCCAAGCTTACCCGGTTGCCTCTTCTCGGCCGGATGATGGACCACGCCTTTTTCGATGGCGATGATATTTTCATACTTCCAAAGGAGAGACCGACAAGGACGACCGAAATAATCGTGGACCTTCCAGCTCCGGAAAGGGAGGACACGGTATTGCCCTCAGCGGTGGTGCGCCACTTCGTGGAGAGGTCCCGCTATCACTTCCTCATGAACGATTGCATCTGCCGCACCTCGGCACAATGCCATGACTACCCGAGGGACCTGGGCTGCCTGTTCTTGGGAAAGGCCACGCTAAAGATCGATCCCCGTCTAGGGCGCATGGTCAGCAAAGAAGAGGCATTGACCCATCTGGACAGGTGTGAGAAGGCTGGTCTGGTGCACCTCATCGGCCGCAACAAGATCGATAGCGTATGGACGTCCGCCACCCCCAAGGAGGACCTGATGACCATTTGCAACTGCTGCCCCTGTTGCTGCCTTTGGAAGATGCTCCCCGATCTGGACCCGGACATATCACAGAAGATCAAACGTCTACCCGGACTTCGCGTCTTGATCGACGACAACTGCCTAGGATGCGGGAAATGCGTGGAGGTCTGCTACGTACGGGCCATCACCATACATGACGGAAAGGGCGTGATCGATGAGGAGAGCTGCAAGGGTTGCGGTCGATGCGCCACCGTCTGCCCGGAGGGGGCCGTCCATCTCGAACTGATGGACGAGACGTTCCTTGAAAAGGTCATCCAGGAGCTAGATACTTTGGTCGACGTTACCAAGGATTGA
- a CDS encoding TetR/AcrR family transcriptional regulator, producing MPRTIKNPAVRRNEFITVAEELFIEKGFENTSIDNIVEQMDVAKGLFYHYFKTKDDLLNVIAERLLDEIDSSIASAMEKKGLTAKERFRALTPSNVDISDRSKMIVALFHKERNQAFHHLMEEKASRIMVPAVQRIIEQGVEEGMFHTDHPRESAMALVAMLSSLKKSIPSVSTPEQNAHIAIIMQELSERVLDAEPGTLDGLLGSPPSGKDL from the coding sequence ATGCCTAGGACGATCAAGAATCCAGCAGTGAGAAGGAACGAGTTCATCACGGTCGCGGAGGAGCTGTTCATCGAAAAAGGATTCGAGAACACCTCGATCGACAACATAGTGGAACAGATGGACGTGGCCAAAGGCCTGTTCTATCATTACTTCAAGACCAAGGATGACCTGCTCAACGTCATCGCCGAACGCCTTCTGGATGAGATCGATTCGTCCATCGCCTCGGCGATGGAGAAAAAGGGCCTCACCGCCAAGGAACGCTTCAGGGCGCTCACCCCTTCGAACGTCGATATCAGTGACCGTTCCAAAATGATCGTCGCTCTGTTCCACAAGGAGCGAAATCAGGCCTTCCATCACCTGATGGAGGAAAAGGCCAGCAGGATCATGGTACCGGCGGTCCAGCGTATCATAGAACAAGGGGTCGAGGAAGGGATGTTCCATACCGATCACCCAAGGGAGTCGGCCATGGCATTGGTGGCTATGCTGAGCAGCCTAAAGAAAAGCATCCCCTCTGTCTCAACTCCCGAACAGAACGCTCACATAGCTATCATAATGCAGGAACTGTCAGAACGTGTGCTCGACGCAGAACCAGGGACGTTAGATGGTCTATTGGGAAGCCCACCTTCAGGTAAGGATCTATAA
- a CDS encoding GNAT family N-acetyltransferase, which produces MTEIRLVPMTRKDFEIVREAGVKRYAEENVRAGYWTSNESLKRSREAHDRLLPEGHKTEGHHFFKAMDAERDVQVGNIWIKVEPGEDRRGFIFDVFIDEEQRGKGYGRAMMEALESKARRMKLSSLALHVFAFNEAARHLYGSLGYEMKSLNMVKML; this is translated from the coding sequence GTGACCGAGATACGTCTGGTCCCCATGACCAGGAAGGATTTCGAGATCGTTCGAGAGGCCGGGGTCAAGAGGTACGCCGAGGAGAACGTCAGGGCTGGGTACTGGACCTCGAACGAATCGCTGAAGCGTTCCCGGGAAGCCCATGACCGTTTATTGCCCGAAGGCCATAAGACCGAAGGCCACCACTTCTTCAAGGCCATGGACGCCGAGCGCGACGTTCAGGTCGGGAACATATGGATAAAGGTCGAGCCGGGGGAGGACCGCCGGGGCTTCATATTCGACGTGTTCATCGATGAGGAGCAACGCGGGAAAGGATACGGAAGGGCGATGATGGAGGCCCTGGAATCCAAGGCCCGCCGCATGAAGTTGAGCTCACTGGCATTGCACGTGTTCGCCTTCAACGAAGCGGCAAGGCATCTCTATGGATCGCTGGGATATGAGATGAAGAGCCTGAACATGGTCAAGATGCTATGA
- a CDS encoding ATP-binding protein, producing the protein MGAEVFADHLITKVFQYPIDNAVRYGDDITSIHFSVEAVDGVRSIVREDDGAGIVVEMKIGLFTCGFGKDHGLGLFLSHEILAITDITIGETGEPGHGARFVMKVPPNKFRTA; encoded by the coding sequence ATGGGTGCGGAGGTGTTCGCCGATCACCTGATCACCAAGGTGTTCCAATACCCGATCGATAACGCGGTGCGATATGGGGACGACATCACCTCCATCCACTTCTCGGTCGAAGCGGTCGATGGCGTTCGATCCATCGTTCGTGAGGACGACGGTGCCGGCATCGTGGTGGAAATGAAAATAGGTCTGTTCACATGCGGATTCGGAAAGGACCACGGTCTGGGTCTGTTCCTTTCCCACGAGATATTGGCCATCACCGATATCACCATCGGGGAAACGGGCGAACCGGGTCACGGAGCGAGGTTCGTCATGAAAGTGCCTCCAAATAAGTTCAGGACAGCGTGA